TGATTAATTGCACAGTGTTGGTAGAACACCGGATATGTGACAGTGGTTTTTATGCATGTCAAGAACTGAAAAACAATTGTATGGGAGTCTTGTATAACGCCATGGAGGTTTTGCATTAGCCAACATTTCCCTAAAAATGTTCTTCAGATCATTCTGTATATCAATAAAGCTTAAATGTCACATGCCGTCATCTGCacgtttgtctttttttgtggtcGCTACACTAGGATCCGCTTGCTTTCataactagagatgcatttccgaTGCAAATCAACTCCCTGACAACTCAGTCTTGGGCTCAAATGATCAACATTACTTATGGACTATGATAAATGGCTCCAAAAGACCCTTAACCACTCCAGAGAAAGATAATGTGCAATGTTTTGGTGAAATCCTACAAGTCTCTCTGGTCTGCATAAATCCTCTCTGATGGTTTGAATCATTCACCCAGGAAGTTGAACAGTGTTCAATTGCCATGGCATGTCGCATACCAGAAAATCACAACAGCAGCCAGCTATGTCAACCGTGGTTGAAAAGAAAGGGCGTAGCGCAAATCTTTCATTCCAACCATGCCCTTCCGTTTACACACCTGGCTGCTTATCAAACATGTCCACTTCCTCTTCAGCCATGTCATTAAATTTGCATATCTGTTGTCAGAGATTTTCCATTATTTTGACATACCATGGCAACAGGccccattgaagtcaatgggagaCTCATGagtgcttaattgtagacacaccaaacaggtttaagaaCTATATAAATACAGCAGGTGAGTTCACCTGTCTttaaccaaaatggaaggagtcagaagcagaagagtgagggtgaatccatggaggaggagaaggaggaagaggcggaggccgTGCCAGAGGCCGAGGTTGAATTgaaggtagaggaagaggaagacctgaagcaggaggaaaatgtgctcaaagaagaagaggaccaaATTTGTCAAATGAACTTCAAAGGAGGAagggggcccatattcacgcaagaaagagagagagatcataaacatggttttggccaataatgctatcaggctcagagaaattcaaccCAACATCATTGGTGACCATGACCATTTTCAAtcatgtccatcaggtctctcagtcaacactggcacgcATCCTGAAAAGACATCAGGTTCAAATGAAACGACTTCGatctgtactgtattttcattttaattcctcttttttttactgtaattgtaaCCTGTAATGGATACAGAATTTTAGGTTTggctgatatttgctgagcttacaatGTTATGCATGTAAAGTGgaacatgttttgttgttgacatgttgactaaTTTGGGGATAAGgagaataataaaatatattttcatcagtctgcagcattggtcttgtgtagtgtttggtgaatgtattgtatatttgcactttctctgtgtacttcacttactgTTAAAAAGGCTGCCTCACCAGTTGCATCCAGCTGTTCACCCCACTGTGCAAGCcaccacgggacctggggtccaggcagaggtcagccgatcagttgatcccaggatTCCGTGGAGGCTCGTATACAGTGAGATTCACTGGCCATTTGGTCACCTCATGCTGGGTATCTCAAAGCATGCCCGGACTTgcttctcactccccctctccactatataaggccgaccctcctatGGCCATTGTGTGGGTCAAgcagagctggagaggagcatcAGCCATTGGAAGTTCATCAGTTCAATTCATtcagagacattcgcgatcattcttgccgtgcgtcattgagaatgtgagtgtttgttatCAAGTTcatctgtataatttgtatttcacttgttacTGTCACTTCAACCAGTAACTGTTATTACGggataaatggaatgttcaccgttacgcggcacggtgtgaaaggaacatatccgCAGTTAATCATAGCTGTAATATTCATCGTGTATATACTTCTTCATTCTTGTCGtatttaattgttaatatttgtgtatatttgttatatattatttccatagaaaccacggatcaTTTTTTCATTCAGTTTGCGGATTCATGGGTGGATATAAGTAATTTACAATGATAATTATATTCAGTGTTCATCATCATTGTCACGGATAACTCAATCACTGTTCATTTCACGGACTCATGTGTGATagaagtcctttacacggatagtTCTATCATTCATATTCACGGTATTCAATCATTCAGTATCATCCAGTTGGATATAAGTCCCTTACaaggataattatattcacggaTTCTATCATTCAGTTCATGTTCACCATCCCTTCATgtcttgcgagtgtgtgtgtgcaataaaccCCGTCATCATTGGAACTTTGGCATCTATGCTTGTTCTTACCGGACAgtctgtggcgattgtcacctagtCATTCAGTAATcagcatacagtccttttgggatTTATTCATTCAATATCCCCTATTTTatacttacactactctaatcactgagaagtagaattgatAAAAGTGTTTCggtttgcaacagcagtgtgtaactggtacaaacagaattaagtCATTTGTAACGTGTGGGTTTCATATGGTTAGTTCAGGTTATTCAGGTGTGTTCAAAGTTCACATAATGAATTGTTTcaattaaagggaaactttgggaaTTTTAAACCTAGGCCCTAGCAAGATGTAATGAGTGTCCTGAAATGTTCATCTTGAACGAAAAAAATTGCTTAGTGACCACTTATATTCTTCCTAAATGGATTTAAACATTTAAGAAAGCAGACGTGATTTAAATGTGTGCAGTAGTTGTTTGAATAGTTTCTGAAATATTAAGaacacatgaatgaaaacaaacacatgctaacacatgaatgaaaacaaatcttTGTTTATTTGCCTTAATGGCCATTGACAAGTTTGTGTTGAAAGTAGCAGCCCATCTCCAGGCAGAGGAGTCACCCTGAGATGAAGCCAGCTCAGTggaagagcagaacagagcccAGAGGCCACAGCAGGAACAGGACACTGTGTGTAGCACTCCAGGCACTGTTGCACAGATCCCCCTCACAGCAGCGCAGTCCCGCAGCCACCGAGTCCAGTGCCTGTGAAAACGCTCCAGAGCAGACACTTTGGGTGGCACAGCCCTTTACGGTAGCGTTCAGTCCAGCTAAATTACCTAGTGGTGGAAgggaaaaacagaagagagagttAAAAACAATAATGTATCAGTACATAACAATAAAGCAATAGATTACATAACTAAAGTTATACTTTTCCACTCTAACAGTGTTACAAACCCTAGACTGGTATGTTTTTCTACTGTGTAGAAATATATTCTTCCATTTTGTTCAAAATACATAgtactgcacacaccacactcccacaaatatacacacctGTTGCATTGAAACAGCGATCCTCATCACCGGCACATTGAAGCTTTAATGAGCAGTCCGCTGAGCCACAGGTGAAACACTGCCTCCCATTGGCCGTGTTATTTACTGCAGCTGAAAGATAAACCATGCTCTCATGTTCAGCTTTGtagattttttattattttacccAAACAGGGCAGGAAGAATTGATTTGGGCATTAGATTAAGAAGACAATGACTAAATAGTCACTAAATTGATTCCATAGCCTACTTCCTGAACATTAGATTCATCATTAGATTCCATCAGCACACAAAAATTACCTGGAAGACTTCCGGAGTTGCAGTTGTCTGTGTTACAGCACAAGGTGCTCAGTGTGACCCTTAGAGCTCCTGTGTTCAGGGAACCATTGAGACATAGTGAAGATGGGAAACAGCTTTTGATACTTCCTTCAGTAGTTGAACcccctgcaaacaaacaacaacaaaaatgatgtAGTCATGAGGAAAACACAAACCCATAATCCAATTGATGGACCGAtagaaaccacaaaaaaagaacaaaatctAGACTTCAGTGTAAGGAAGTTAagcttctctctttatctacagtaaaaactttttttataaaaaatgtattcaattaACTGTCAGTGTTCGTCAAAGTGAAGGGTACAGTTTCTCACCTATTACAGTTGTAACACTGATGCTGGCACAAGAGTAATCAAGTGCGGGACACTCCACTCCATTGCAAGATCCAGACACATCTTTGCACGTGGTGCACTGCAGTCCTTTTGCTAGGGATGGTTAAAGCAGTCGAAATTAAAGTTATTTTGTTCAAAGCAACTTATAAATTGACTGTAATAGAGATTAGTGAGGGGAACATCTGAAGCTGAAATGATGACTTAAAACTTATTTAGACATATCTGAGTCACTGTCACACATTTAGAATATTCTAAGAATCTGCATTGACAGTTATTAAAATATTGAAGAGTTACTTCGCCATTGTATAGTCAAGGTCAACCCAGAAATGTCAACTTTTGAAAGATTACATATTATTAAAGATTGAATATTATTTTCAGTCCTATGTGTAAAATATATGACCAGAATGCTGAAAGTTTGTTGAAACATTGTACTCCATGAAAAGCTGCAGATTCTATTATGGAATATGTACTAAATGTGCTAAATTAACTAAATGTGCTTCATGAACTAAAATAACTAAATGAACAAAGAATGAGTGTGTCTTGCCCCTGTCACATTTCAACAGATTACTTCATTTTCAGATGACATAATTTTCTTACCTTGAGGCACAAGCAGGCACATCGCGACAAAAATGACTTCAATCACCATCTTGACGGTCAATAGTTCAACGTACATGTGTTGGTCTACTCTATATATTGGTCTCTTCATTGATGGGAGTGTCCATCAGTCAAAATTAAAGTTAACTCCTCCACGTAACATGGCATCTGATAAAACTGGTACTTTGGTAAAACTGGGATTTTAATTTGCATTGGAATGAGGAAGATATCACTGTATGTACAATGGGtgccagcctcacatgggcacCAGAATGACCtaggtaccttaccttgtgagcgggcgtgtcatgtccggctcacagaccATGGAAAATAACGGGAGGTCACACAGAGTTAAAGCAAAATAACCTTAATTTATTGGAAACTAACAAGAACACTAAACATACCAAACTACGGTGAGGTGTGGCAGTCAGTTAATCATTAGTGTTGccgtgtatgcatgcatgataggtcagtaagtggagtgttGTATCGTAAGAAGTCATGCAAAGATAAGCATGGTGCGAGCAGAGTGTAGGGAGCTAagtttcccctttctttctctctctctctctctctctctctctctctctctctctctctctctctctctctctctctctctctctgaatcttctCATGGAACCAGTGGGATGTGCTCTTATAGTACTGGGAACACCGggcccaggtgttcccaataaaTGACCAAaggaggcggggtcgtcacaggCGCAGgataaatgtgggtgcaattgtgcataaatagtAATACTGTGTTCACAAGGGCCACCAAGATAACATTGGTATTATCCTGACAAGAGCACGAAtctgttggtaatctcacccgattggacaggcctcaaccattcaacacaacagcagatcaattaaacacatgggggcgccacacaaagtgtagtgtccacCACAGCGGTCAAGATAAAGATCaaccacaaatcagtctcaatgtaatatatcagtctcataaaatatattaaactatcaatttggaaatTAAATAAGttactacaaccaaagttatcTTATTAATTGCAAGGTTGAAGGTctttggagttctgaatagaagaggttggcagcattcatccttgtgtaacattaaatagaccagcgtatatcatcaaaacatttattaacacaatgatcagacattacacacaatatgtaaCCTAACTAAATCTGTCTAGCTAATGAAAtaaaggagggtgtgtgtgaaggagagagtgtgtgtgtcaaggtagaagagggaaatggttagttaTTAATGCAAGACCCTGTGTCTCTGAGAAGCAGTCCTAACAATAACCCTtggatggtgtggcgaagccagcTACCAAATAACCCTGAATACATATATACCGAAAGTCATGTTCGGTGAACAAAACTAATCAACTACATACCAACATCACTAGGAGGGAAACATAACAGACAacaatgtccaccacccactacacagtactgtcaacagacagaagagcatattcagtggcagactcctgtcactgtcatgctcatcggacaggctgaggaagtcctttgtccccagggccattcagcttttcaacgccacgcagaaggggagggagatggacttctctgcatgagtctacctcagtctgccctcccctgctcatctcatctcatctcagccccatgcacagactttaccacctacatattctgcactatcactttgctctttgcactttccaaacacacacacacacacaagcacaagatcactatcttgcactacccatcctcataagcacaagaacattatatatttgtttgcactctccacaccagcagcacaagatcacttttcactttcctcctggacaccgacactgtcaaaatcattgcactctgtacaatagggtcagaccctttcctgtattTGGAAagactctgtgtgaatatgttctccctatgtatatgtgatttatgtatgtatgtcggtgaggtgtataagtgtatttgtgtatgcgtataagctactggatgacctcaATTTACCTCGGGactaataaagtatccatctatctatctatctaacagAAAATAGCATTGAGTCAAAACCCAGGAGATGCTtaaattcgttttttttacAGGAATAATCAATGGTACaacacttcaacacttcaaAAGATGATTGTAACTGCAGTCCTACTACTCTCTGCAATGGCGtggttttttttacacacacacacacaaacacaaacacacacacacacacacactcacactctctctctctcactggtaaTTATAAGGAAAAACTAATCAATGGAAACCCATCGATTTTTCAGGTGAGTTCCAAGTTCCTATATCATGAACAATCACACCATATGtaaattgttcattgttttaattaaagggaaactttgagTTTTTCAAGCAGGATGCAGGATGTGATGTCGTGAAATGTTCATCTTGAATTA
The DNA window shown above is from Clupea harengus chromosome 11, Ch_v2.0.2, whole genome shotgun sequence and carries:
- the LOC105891706 gene encoding phospholipase A2 inhibitor and Ly6/PLAUR domain-containing protein-like; translated protein: MKRPIYRVDQHMYVELLTVKMVIEVIFVAMCLLVPQAKGLQCTTCKDVSGSCNGVECPALDYSCASISVTTVIGGSTTEGSIKSCFPSSLCLNGSLNTGALRVTLSTLCCNTDNCNSGSLPAAVNNTANGRQCFTCGSADCSLKLQCAGDEDRCFNATGNLAGLNATVKGCATQSVCSGAFSQALDSVAAGLRCCEGDLCNSAWSATHSVLFLLWPLGSVLLFH